The following proteins come from a genomic window of Mustelus asterias chromosome 1, sMusAst1.hap1.1, whole genome shotgun sequence:
- the chst14 gene encoding carbohydrate sulfotransferase 14 encodes MGGLTAARAARRAVLLPTMLTFGVIVASGGLLLMIQKGMLAEVDTLSGRTYGPRSRGSGGARAGVSPAEDWQWSEDPDYQIIQEIRNRTLQNVCKHKTMPHSILDLTSSQRRNLLKHILVNDEYKFLYCYVPKVACSNWKRVIKVLNGALDSVHVQIKMDHKNDLVFLGDLKNSEIKYRLKHYYKFLFVRDPMERLLSAYRNKFGEIEAYQRRYGMEIVRRYRKNVGQSRGDDVTFTEFLQYLVDEDVETMNEHWMPIYNLCQPCAVTYDYIGSYERLQSDARHVLQTVGAPHSVEFPQRQAWYKPITKETLHYYLCKVPQGLLNELLPKYILDFSLYAYPLPNVTDEYCRH; translated from the exons ATGGGCGGCCTGACGGCGGCCCGGGCGGCTCGCAGGGCTGTGCTGCTGCCCACCATGCTGACCTTCGGCGTGATCGTGGCGTCGGGCGGGCTGTTGCTCATGATCCAGAAGGGTATGTTAGCCGAGGTGGACACACTGAGCGGCCGCACGTACGGACCCCGGAGCCGGGGGAGCGGCGGAGCCAGAGCCGGTGTCAGCCCAGCGGAGGACTGGCAATGGAGCGAGGACCCGGACTACCAG ATTATTCAAGAGATTCGTAACAGGACTCTTCAGAATGTGTGCAAACATAAAACTATGCCACACAGTATTTTGGACTTAACCTCGTCCCAGCGACGGAATTTACTGAAGCACATTCTGGTCAATGATGAATATAAGTTTTTGTATTGTTATGTACCCAAAGTTGCATGTTCTAACTGGAAACGTGTTATTAAAGTTCTGAACGGTGCGCTGGACAGTGTGCATGTGCAGATAAAAATGGACCACAAGAATGACTTGGTCTTCCTCGGAGACTTGAAAAACAGTGAAATTAAATACAGGTTGAAACATTACTATAAGTTCTTGTTTGTTCGAGACCCAATGGAGCGATTATTGTCAGCTTACAGAAACAAGTTTGGAGAAATTGAGGCATACCAGCGAAGGTACGGAATGGAGATAGTGAGAAGATATAGGAAAAATGTGGGACAGTCCAGGGGAGATGATGTTACTTTTACAGAATTTCTGCAGTACTTGGTGGATGAAGATGTGGAAACAATGAATGAACATTGGATGCCAATCTACAATCTGTGCCAGCCATGTGCTGTGACGTACGACTACATTGGCTCTTATGAACGGTTGCAAAGCGATGCTCGCCATGTACTCCAAACTGTTGGGGCCCCACATAGTGTTGAGTTTCCCCAAAGGCAGGCATGGTATAAACCTATCACTAAGGAGACATTGCATTACTACCTATGTAAGGTGCCACAAGGACTTCTGAATGAACTTTTACCAAAGTATATTCTAGATTTTTCAT